In Vitis vinifera cultivar Pinot Noir 40024 chromosome 17, ASM3070453v1, one genomic interval encodes:
- the LOC100264631 gene encoding LOW QUALITY PROTEIN: uridine/cytidine kinase UKL1, chloroplastic (The sequence of the model RefSeq protein was modified relative to this genomic sequence to represent the inferred CDS: deleted 1 base in 1 codon; substituted 1 base at 1 genomic stop codon), translating to MKCTFLVLSRNTSPVRPIVALIPLVGEITGMKLQYAKFVKPAAFDNFILPSKKFADVIIPRGGENHVAIDLIVQHIRTKLGQHDLCKIYPNVNVMHSTFQIRGMHTLIRDKEISKHDFVFYSDRLIRLVVKHGLGYLPFLEKQEVTPTGYKEKXSVYTGVEFCKKLCGVSIIRSGESMENALRACCKGIKIGRVFIHRDGDNGKQLIYEKLPNDISERHVLLLDPVFATGNSANQAIELLIKKGVPESSIIFLNLISAPEGIQCVCNRFPSLKIVTSEIDAKLNEEFRVIPGLGEFGDSYFGTDDYFVPIE from the exons ATGAAGTGCACTTTCTTGGTTTTGTCTCGAAACACAAGTCCTGTAAGACCAAttgtggctctgataccacttgttggaGAAATTACAGGTATGAAGCTGCAG TATGCGAAATTCGTCAAGCCTGCT gcttttgataattttattcttcCATCAAAGAAGTTTGCTGATGTTATCATACCACGGGGTGGTGAGAATCACGTTGCAATTGATTTGATTGTGCAACATATCCGCACAAAGCTTGGCCAGCATGATCTCTGCAAAATATATCCTAATGTGAATGTTATGCACTCTACATTCCAG ATAAGGGGTATGCATACTCTGATTCGTGACAAAGAAATATCGAaacatgattttgttttttattcagACCGGCTGATACGCCTG GTTGTGAAGCATGGCCTTGGCTACTTGCCATTCCTCGAGAAGCAAGAAGTCACTCCAACAGGATATAAGGAAAAAT GATCAGTATATACTGGAGTTGAATTTTGCAAGAAACTGTGTGGAGTATCCATTATCCGAAG TGGCGAAAGCATGGAAAATGCGTTGCGGGCATGTTGCAAAGGAATAAAAATAGGAAGAGTCTTCATTCACCGTGACGGTGATAATGGGAAACAG CTTATATATGAGAAGCTTCCCAACGATATTTCAGAACGGCATGTCCTCCTCCTCGACCCAGTTTTTGCTACTG GCAACTCCGCAAACCAGGCAATCGAACTTCTTATAAAGAAGGGGGTTCCGGAATCCTCCATAATATTCCTTAATCTTATCTCT GCTCCAGAGGGAATACAGTGCGTATGCAATAGGTTCCCATCTCTGAAAATTGTGACGTCGGAGATTGATGCTAAATTAAATGAGGAGTTTCGAGTCATACCAGGGTTGGGGGAGTTTGGTGACAGCTACTTTGGCACTGATGATTACTTTGTGCCAATTGAATAA